One genomic window of Diospyros lotus cultivar Yz01 chromosome 8, ASM1463336v1, whole genome shotgun sequence includes the following:
- the LOC127808012 gene encoding 1,4-alpha-glucan-branching enzyme 1, chloroplastic/amyloplastic-like isoform X2, which translates to MKPLICVFQPSGRTQWLATHKTIGVTSGCQKLLVAHQFLSPSRISIYGQFERRSTASAVLTDDNSTMTTSEDEAENIGLLGIDPGLESFRDHFRYRVKRYVEQKKLIENYEGSLEEFAQGYLKFGFNREEGGIVYHEWAPAAQEAVVIGDFNGWNGSNHKMEKDQFGVWSIKIPDSGGNPAIPHNSRVKFRFKHGDGIWVDRIPAWIKYATVDPTTFGAAYDGVYWDPPSAERYQFKFPRPTKPKAPRIYEAHVGMSSSEPRVNSYREFADDVLPRIHANNYNTIQLMAVMEHSYYGSFGYHVTNFFAVSSRSGTPEDLKYLIDKAHSLGLQVLMDVVHSHASNNVTDGLNGFDVGQSTQDSYFHTGERGYHQLWDSKLFNYANWEVLRFLLSNLRWWLEEFRFDGFRFDGVTSMLYHHHGINIPFTGNYIEYFSEATDVDAVVYLMLANCLIQNVLPDATVIAEDVSGMPGLGRPVFEGGIGFDYRLAMAIPDKWIDYLKNKKDEEWSMEEISWSLTNRRHSEKCVAYAESHDQAIVGDKTIAFLLMDKEMYSGMSCLVDVSPTIERGIALHKMIHFLTMALGGEGYLNFMGNEFGHPEWIDFPREGNGWSYDKCRRQWDLVDTDHLRYKFLNAFDRAMNSLDNKYSFLASTKLIVSSTNEDEKVIVFERGDLVFIFNFHPENTYEGYKVGCDLPGKYRVALDSDAWEFGGHGRVGHDVDHFTSPEGIPGVPETNFNNRPNSFRILSPAQTCLVYYRVEENLENEENTNVDEAVIGTAKVGDGRLGDSDEDAGTGPSQLRDLEEEEMGGGSSDD; encoded by the exons ATGAAACCACTAATTTGTGTTTTCCAG CCCTCGGGCCGTACCCAGTGGCTTGCAACACACAAGACAATTGGAGTTACTTCCGGGTGTCAAAAATTGCTTGTGGCTCATCAATTCCTTTCTCCGTCAAGAATCTCGATTTATGGGCAG TTTGAGCGCCGGTCCACAGCCTCTGCTGTTTTGACTGATGATAACTCAACAATGACAACTAGTGAAGATGAAGCTGAAAATATTGGACTCTTGGGCATAGACCCTGGCTTGGAGTCATTCCGAGACCACTTCAGATACAGAGTGAAAAGATATGTGGAACAGAAAAAGCTCATTGAGAATTATGAAGGAAGCCTTGAGGAATTTGCACAAG GTTATCTGAAATTTGGTTTTAACAGAGAAGAAGGTGGCATAGTGTATCATGAATGGGCCCCTGCAGCTCA GGAAGCAGTAGTTATTGGGGATTTCAATGGATGGAATGGTTCTAACCACAAGATGGAAAAGGATCAATTTGGAGTTTGGAGTATCAAGATTCCTGATTCTGGTGGAAATCCAGCCATTCCTCACAATTCTAGAGTCAAGTTCCGATTCAAGCATGGTGATGGAATTTGGGTTGACCGAATCCCAGCTTGGATTAAGTATGCTACTGTGGACCCTACAACTTTTGGAGCGGCATATGATGGTGTTTACTGGGATCCACCATCCGCGGAAAG GTACCAGTTTAAATTTCCTCGTCCAACAAAACCCAAGGCTCCACGGATATACGAAGCTCATGTTGGGATGAGCAGCTCCGAACCCCGTGTTAATTCATATAGAGAATTTGCAGATGATGTTTTGCCACGAATTCATGCAAACAACTATAACACCATCCAGTTGATGGCTGTAATGGAGCATTCCTACTATGGGTCATTTGGGTATCATGTTACAAACTTTTTTGCCGTCAGCAGTAGATCTGGAACACCTGAAGATCTCAAGTATTTGATTGATAAAGCCCATAGCTTAGGTTTACAGGTTCTGATGGATGTTGTTCACAGCCATGCAAGCAATAATGTCACAGATGGCCTTAATGGCTTTGATGTTGGCCAAAGCACACAAGATTCTTACTTCCACACCGGGGAACGAGGCTACCATCAATTATGGGATAGCAAACTGTTTAACTATGCCAACTGGGAGGTTCTCCGTTTTCTTCTATCTAACTTGAGATGGTGGCTAGAGGAGTTCAGGTTTGATGGCTTCCGATTTGATGGAGTGACATCAATGTTGTATCATCACCACGGAATCAACATTCCATTCACTGGAAATTATATCGAGTATTTTAGTGAGGCAACAGATGTTGATGCTGTGGTTTACCTGATGCTGGCCAATTGTTTGATTCAGAATGTCTTGCCAGATGCAACTGTAATAGCCGAAGATGTTTCTGGTATGCCTGGACTTGGTCGACCAGTCTTTGAAGGGGGAATTGGCTTTGACTACCGCCTGGCAATGGCTATTCCTGACAAGTGGATTGATTATTTGAAGAacaaaaaagatgaagaatggTCAATGGAAGAAATATCATGGAGTTTGACAAACAGGAGACACAGTGAGAAGTGTGTAGCTTATGCTGAGAGTCATGACCAG GCCATTGTTGGCGACAaaaccattgcatttttattgaTGGATAAAGAGATGTATTCAGGCATGTCTTGTTTGGTGGATGTTTCTCCTACTATAGAAAGGGGGATTGCACTTCACAAG ATGATTCATTTTTTAACAATGGCTTTAGGAGGAGAGGGCTACCTTAACTTCATGGGGAATGAG TTCGGCCATCCTGAATGGATTGACTTCCCAAGGGAAGGCAATGGTTGGAGTTATGATAAATGCAGGCGTCAGTGGGACCTGGTGGATACAGATCACTTGAGATACAAG TTCCTGAATGCATTTGATAGAGCTATGAATTCTCTTGACAACAAATACTCATTCCTCGCATCAACAAAGCTGATAGTAAGCAGCACAAATGAAGATGAGAAG GTTATTGTATTTGAACGTGGTGATCTAGTTTTCATATTTAACTTTCATCCAGAGAATACATATGAAGG GTATAAAGTTGGGTGTGACTTGCCAGGAAAGTATAGGGTTGCACTGGACAGTGATGCATGGGAGTTTGGCGGACATGGAAGA GTTGGTCATGATGTAGATCATTTCACATCCCCTGAAGGAATACCTGGAGTGCCAGAAACAAATTTTAACAACCGTCCAAACTCTTTTAGAATACTGTCACCAGCGCAGACTTGTCTG GTTTATTATAGAGTTGAAGAAAActtggaaaatgaagaaaacacaaATGTCGATGAGGCAGTTATAGGAACTGCCAAGGTTGGTGATGGCAGACTTGGAGACTCAGATGAAGATGCTGGCACCGGCCCAAGTCAGCTCCGAGATttagaagaggaagaaatgggAGGGGGATCATCAGATGATTAA
- the LOC127808012 gene encoding 1,4-alpha-glucan-branching enzyme 1, chloroplastic/amyloplastic-like isoform X1 encodes MVYGSLGLLSTPVIGALTRFSGKDSAAPSGRTQWLATHKTIGVTSGCQKLLVAHQFLSPSRISIYGQFERRSTASAVLTDDNSTMTTSEDEAENIGLLGIDPGLESFRDHFRYRVKRYVEQKKLIENYEGSLEEFAQGYLKFGFNREEGGIVYHEWAPAAQEAVVIGDFNGWNGSNHKMEKDQFGVWSIKIPDSGGNPAIPHNSRVKFRFKHGDGIWVDRIPAWIKYATVDPTTFGAAYDGVYWDPPSAERYQFKFPRPTKPKAPRIYEAHVGMSSSEPRVNSYREFADDVLPRIHANNYNTIQLMAVMEHSYYGSFGYHVTNFFAVSSRSGTPEDLKYLIDKAHSLGLQVLMDVVHSHASNNVTDGLNGFDVGQSTQDSYFHTGERGYHQLWDSKLFNYANWEVLRFLLSNLRWWLEEFRFDGFRFDGVTSMLYHHHGINIPFTGNYIEYFSEATDVDAVVYLMLANCLIQNVLPDATVIAEDVSGMPGLGRPVFEGGIGFDYRLAMAIPDKWIDYLKNKKDEEWSMEEISWSLTNRRHSEKCVAYAESHDQAIVGDKTIAFLLMDKEMYSGMSCLVDVSPTIERGIALHKMIHFLTMALGGEGYLNFMGNEFGHPEWIDFPREGNGWSYDKCRRQWDLVDTDHLRYKFLNAFDRAMNSLDNKYSFLASTKLIVSSTNEDEKVIVFERGDLVFIFNFHPENTYEGYKVGCDLPGKYRVALDSDAWEFGGHGRVGHDVDHFTSPEGIPGVPETNFNNRPNSFRILSPAQTCLVYYRVEENLENEENTNVDEAVIGTAKVGDGRLGDSDEDAGTGPSQLRDLEEEEMGGGSSDD; translated from the exons CCCTCGGGCCGTACCCAGTGGCTTGCAACACACAAGACAATTGGAGTTACTTCCGGGTGTCAAAAATTGCTTGTGGCTCATCAATTCCTTTCTCCGTCAAGAATCTCGATTTATGGGCAG TTTGAGCGCCGGTCCACAGCCTCTGCTGTTTTGACTGATGATAACTCAACAATGACAACTAGTGAAGATGAAGCTGAAAATATTGGACTCTTGGGCATAGACCCTGGCTTGGAGTCATTCCGAGACCACTTCAGATACAGAGTGAAAAGATATGTGGAACAGAAAAAGCTCATTGAGAATTATGAAGGAAGCCTTGAGGAATTTGCACAAG GTTATCTGAAATTTGGTTTTAACAGAGAAGAAGGTGGCATAGTGTATCATGAATGGGCCCCTGCAGCTCA GGAAGCAGTAGTTATTGGGGATTTCAATGGATGGAATGGTTCTAACCACAAGATGGAAAAGGATCAATTTGGAGTTTGGAGTATCAAGATTCCTGATTCTGGTGGAAATCCAGCCATTCCTCACAATTCTAGAGTCAAGTTCCGATTCAAGCATGGTGATGGAATTTGGGTTGACCGAATCCCAGCTTGGATTAAGTATGCTACTGTGGACCCTACAACTTTTGGAGCGGCATATGATGGTGTTTACTGGGATCCACCATCCGCGGAAAG GTACCAGTTTAAATTTCCTCGTCCAACAAAACCCAAGGCTCCACGGATATACGAAGCTCATGTTGGGATGAGCAGCTCCGAACCCCGTGTTAATTCATATAGAGAATTTGCAGATGATGTTTTGCCACGAATTCATGCAAACAACTATAACACCATCCAGTTGATGGCTGTAATGGAGCATTCCTACTATGGGTCATTTGGGTATCATGTTACAAACTTTTTTGCCGTCAGCAGTAGATCTGGAACACCTGAAGATCTCAAGTATTTGATTGATAAAGCCCATAGCTTAGGTTTACAGGTTCTGATGGATGTTGTTCACAGCCATGCAAGCAATAATGTCACAGATGGCCTTAATGGCTTTGATGTTGGCCAAAGCACACAAGATTCTTACTTCCACACCGGGGAACGAGGCTACCATCAATTATGGGATAGCAAACTGTTTAACTATGCCAACTGGGAGGTTCTCCGTTTTCTTCTATCTAACTTGAGATGGTGGCTAGAGGAGTTCAGGTTTGATGGCTTCCGATTTGATGGAGTGACATCAATGTTGTATCATCACCACGGAATCAACATTCCATTCACTGGAAATTATATCGAGTATTTTAGTGAGGCAACAGATGTTGATGCTGTGGTTTACCTGATGCTGGCCAATTGTTTGATTCAGAATGTCTTGCCAGATGCAACTGTAATAGCCGAAGATGTTTCTGGTATGCCTGGACTTGGTCGACCAGTCTTTGAAGGGGGAATTGGCTTTGACTACCGCCTGGCAATGGCTATTCCTGACAAGTGGATTGATTATTTGAAGAacaaaaaagatgaagaatggTCAATGGAAGAAATATCATGGAGTTTGACAAACAGGAGACACAGTGAGAAGTGTGTAGCTTATGCTGAGAGTCATGACCAG GCCATTGTTGGCGACAaaaccattgcatttttattgaTGGATAAAGAGATGTATTCAGGCATGTCTTGTTTGGTGGATGTTTCTCCTACTATAGAAAGGGGGATTGCACTTCACAAG ATGATTCATTTTTTAACAATGGCTTTAGGAGGAGAGGGCTACCTTAACTTCATGGGGAATGAG TTCGGCCATCCTGAATGGATTGACTTCCCAAGGGAAGGCAATGGTTGGAGTTATGATAAATGCAGGCGTCAGTGGGACCTGGTGGATACAGATCACTTGAGATACAAG TTCCTGAATGCATTTGATAGAGCTATGAATTCTCTTGACAACAAATACTCATTCCTCGCATCAACAAAGCTGATAGTAAGCAGCACAAATGAAGATGAGAAG GTTATTGTATTTGAACGTGGTGATCTAGTTTTCATATTTAACTTTCATCCAGAGAATACATATGAAGG GTATAAAGTTGGGTGTGACTTGCCAGGAAAGTATAGGGTTGCACTGGACAGTGATGCATGGGAGTTTGGCGGACATGGAAGA GTTGGTCATGATGTAGATCATTTCACATCCCCTGAAGGAATACCTGGAGTGCCAGAAACAAATTTTAACAACCGTCCAAACTCTTTTAGAATACTGTCACCAGCGCAGACTTGTCTG GTTTATTATAGAGTTGAAGAAAActtggaaaatgaagaaaacacaaATGTCGATGAGGCAGTTATAGGAACTGCCAAGGTTGGTGATGGCAGACTTGGAGACTCAGATGAAGATGCTGGCACCGGCCCAAGTCAGCTCCGAGATttagaagaggaagaaatgggAGGGGGATCATCAGATGATTAA
- the LOC127808012 gene encoding 1,4-alpha-glucan-branching enzyme 1, chloroplastic/amyloplastic-like isoform X3 encodes MTTSEDEAENIGLLGIDPGLESFRDHFRYRVKRYVEQKKLIENYEGSLEEFAQGYLKFGFNREEGGIVYHEWAPAAQEAVVIGDFNGWNGSNHKMEKDQFGVWSIKIPDSGGNPAIPHNSRVKFRFKHGDGIWVDRIPAWIKYATVDPTTFGAAYDGVYWDPPSAERYQFKFPRPTKPKAPRIYEAHVGMSSSEPRVNSYREFADDVLPRIHANNYNTIQLMAVMEHSYYGSFGYHVTNFFAVSSRSGTPEDLKYLIDKAHSLGLQVLMDVVHSHASNNVTDGLNGFDVGQSTQDSYFHTGERGYHQLWDSKLFNYANWEVLRFLLSNLRWWLEEFRFDGFRFDGVTSMLYHHHGINIPFTGNYIEYFSEATDVDAVVYLMLANCLIQNVLPDATVIAEDVSGMPGLGRPVFEGGIGFDYRLAMAIPDKWIDYLKNKKDEEWSMEEISWSLTNRRHSEKCVAYAESHDQAIVGDKTIAFLLMDKEMYSGMSCLVDVSPTIERGIALHKMIHFLTMALGGEGYLNFMGNEFGHPEWIDFPREGNGWSYDKCRRQWDLVDTDHLRYKFLNAFDRAMNSLDNKYSFLASTKLIVSSTNEDEKVIVFERGDLVFIFNFHPENTYEGYKVGCDLPGKYRVALDSDAWEFGGHGRVGHDVDHFTSPEGIPGVPETNFNNRPNSFRILSPAQTCLVYYRVEENLENEENTNVDEAVIGTAKVGDGRLGDSDEDAGTGPSQLRDLEEEEMGGGSSDD; translated from the exons ATGACAACTAGTGAAGATGAAGCTGAAAATATTGGACTCTTGGGCATAGACCCTGGCTTGGAGTCATTCCGAGACCACTTCAGATACAGAGTGAAAAGATATGTGGAACAGAAAAAGCTCATTGAGAATTATGAAGGAAGCCTTGAGGAATTTGCACAAG GTTATCTGAAATTTGGTTTTAACAGAGAAGAAGGTGGCATAGTGTATCATGAATGGGCCCCTGCAGCTCA GGAAGCAGTAGTTATTGGGGATTTCAATGGATGGAATGGTTCTAACCACAAGATGGAAAAGGATCAATTTGGAGTTTGGAGTATCAAGATTCCTGATTCTGGTGGAAATCCAGCCATTCCTCACAATTCTAGAGTCAAGTTCCGATTCAAGCATGGTGATGGAATTTGGGTTGACCGAATCCCAGCTTGGATTAAGTATGCTACTGTGGACCCTACAACTTTTGGAGCGGCATATGATGGTGTTTACTGGGATCCACCATCCGCGGAAAG GTACCAGTTTAAATTTCCTCGTCCAACAAAACCCAAGGCTCCACGGATATACGAAGCTCATGTTGGGATGAGCAGCTCCGAACCCCGTGTTAATTCATATAGAGAATTTGCAGATGATGTTTTGCCACGAATTCATGCAAACAACTATAACACCATCCAGTTGATGGCTGTAATGGAGCATTCCTACTATGGGTCATTTGGGTATCATGTTACAAACTTTTTTGCCGTCAGCAGTAGATCTGGAACACCTGAAGATCTCAAGTATTTGATTGATAAAGCCCATAGCTTAGGTTTACAGGTTCTGATGGATGTTGTTCACAGCCATGCAAGCAATAATGTCACAGATGGCCTTAATGGCTTTGATGTTGGCCAAAGCACACAAGATTCTTACTTCCACACCGGGGAACGAGGCTACCATCAATTATGGGATAGCAAACTGTTTAACTATGCCAACTGGGAGGTTCTCCGTTTTCTTCTATCTAACTTGAGATGGTGGCTAGAGGAGTTCAGGTTTGATGGCTTCCGATTTGATGGAGTGACATCAATGTTGTATCATCACCACGGAATCAACATTCCATTCACTGGAAATTATATCGAGTATTTTAGTGAGGCAACAGATGTTGATGCTGTGGTTTACCTGATGCTGGCCAATTGTTTGATTCAGAATGTCTTGCCAGATGCAACTGTAATAGCCGAAGATGTTTCTGGTATGCCTGGACTTGGTCGACCAGTCTTTGAAGGGGGAATTGGCTTTGACTACCGCCTGGCAATGGCTATTCCTGACAAGTGGATTGATTATTTGAAGAacaaaaaagatgaagaatggTCAATGGAAGAAATATCATGGAGTTTGACAAACAGGAGACACAGTGAGAAGTGTGTAGCTTATGCTGAGAGTCATGACCAG GCCATTGTTGGCGACAaaaccattgcatttttattgaTGGATAAAGAGATGTATTCAGGCATGTCTTGTTTGGTGGATGTTTCTCCTACTATAGAAAGGGGGATTGCACTTCACAAG ATGATTCATTTTTTAACAATGGCTTTAGGAGGAGAGGGCTACCTTAACTTCATGGGGAATGAG TTCGGCCATCCTGAATGGATTGACTTCCCAAGGGAAGGCAATGGTTGGAGTTATGATAAATGCAGGCGTCAGTGGGACCTGGTGGATACAGATCACTTGAGATACAAG TTCCTGAATGCATTTGATAGAGCTATGAATTCTCTTGACAACAAATACTCATTCCTCGCATCAACAAAGCTGATAGTAAGCAGCACAAATGAAGATGAGAAG GTTATTGTATTTGAACGTGGTGATCTAGTTTTCATATTTAACTTTCATCCAGAGAATACATATGAAGG GTATAAAGTTGGGTGTGACTTGCCAGGAAAGTATAGGGTTGCACTGGACAGTGATGCATGGGAGTTTGGCGGACATGGAAGA GTTGGTCATGATGTAGATCATTTCACATCCCCTGAAGGAATACCTGGAGTGCCAGAAACAAATTTTAACAACCGTCCAAACTCTTTTAGAATACTGTCACCAGCGCAGACTTGTCTG GTTTATTATAGAGTTGAAGAAAActtggaaaatgaagaaaacacaaATGTCGATGAGGCAGTTATAGGAACTGCCAAGGTTGGTGATGGCAGACTTGGAGACTCAGATGAAGATGCTGGCACCGGCCCAAGTCAGCTCCGAGATttagaagaggaagaaatgggAGGGGGATCATCAGATGATTAA
- the LOC127808012 gene encoding 1,4-alpha-glucan-branching enzyme-like isoform X4, translating to MVYGSLGLLSTPVIGALTRFSGKDSAAPSGRTQWLATHKTIGVTSGCQKLLVAHQFLSPSRISIYGQFERRSTASAVLTDDNSTMTTSEDEAENIGLLGIDPGLESFRDHFRYRVKRYVEQKKLIENYEGSLEEFAQGYLKFGFNREEGGIVYHEWAPAAQEAVVIGDFNGWNGSNHKMEKDQFGVWSIKIPDSGGNPAIPHNSRVKFRFKHGDGIWVDRIPAWIKYATVDPTTFGAAYDGVYWDPPSAERYQFKFPRPTKPKAPRIYEAHVGMSSSEPRVNSYREFADDVLPRIHANNYNTIQLMAVMEHSYYGSFGYHVTNFFAVSSRSGTPEDLKYLIDKAHSLGLQVLMDVVHSHASNNVTDGLNGFDVGQSTQDSYFHTGERGYHQLWDSKLFNYANWEVLRFLLSNLRWWLEEFRFDGFRFDGVTSMLYHHHGINIPFTGNYIEYFSEATDVDAVVYLMLANCLIQNVLPDATVIAEDVSGMPGLGRPVFEGGIGFDYRLAMAIPDKWIDYLKNKKDEEWSMEEISWSLTNRRHSEKCVAYAESHDQAIVGDKTIAFLLMDKEMYSGMSCLVDVSPTIERGIALHKMIHFLTMALGGEGYLNFMGNEFGHPEWIDFPREGNGWSYDKCRRQWDLVDTDHLRYKLVRNPPSMASTDTMRIVHGNNCMYRNGTKEGA from the exons CCCTCGGGCCGTACCCAGTGGCTTGCAACACACAAGACAATTGGAGTTACTTCCGGGTGTCAAAAATTGCTTGTGGCTCATCAATTCCTTTCTCCGTCAAGAATCTCGATTTATGGGCAG TTTGAGCGCCGGTCCACAGCCTCTGCTGTTTTGACTGATGATAACTCAACAATGACAACTAGTGAAGATGAAGCTGAAAATATTGGACTCTTGGGCATAGACCCTGGCTTGGAGTCATTCCGAGACCACTTCAGATACAGAGTGAAAAGATATGTGGAACAGAAAAAGCTCATTGAGAATTATGAAGGAAGCCTTGAGGAATTTGCACAAG GTTATCTGAAATTTGGTTTTAACAGAGAAGAAGGTGGCATAGTGTATCATGAATGGGCCCCTGCAGCTCA GGAAGCAGTAGTTATTGGGGATTTCAATGGATGGAATGGTTCTAACCACAAGATGGAAAAGGATCAATTTGGAGTTTGGAGTATCAAGATTCCTGATTCTGGTGGAAATCCAGCCATTCCTCACAATTCTAGAGTCAAGTTCCGATTCAAGCATGGTGATGGAATTTGGGTTGACCGAATCCCAGCTTGGATTAAGTATGCTACTGTGGACCCTACAACTTTTGGAGCGGCATATGATGGTGTTTACTGGGATCCACCATCCGCGGAAAG GTACCAGTTTAAATTTCCTCGTCCAACAAAACCCAAGGCTCCACGGATATACGAAGCTCATGTTGGGATGAGCAGCTCCGAACCCCGTGTTAATTCATATAGAGAATTTGCAGATGATGTTTTGCCACGAATTCATGCAAACAACTATAACACCATCCAGTTGATGGCTGTAATGGAGCATTCCTACTATGGGTCATTTGGGTATCATGTTACAAACTTTTTTGCCGTCAGCAGTAGATCTGGAACACCTGAAGATCTCAAGTATTTGATTGATAAAGCCCATAGCTTAGGTTTACAGGTTCTGATGGATGTTGTTCACAGCCATGCAAGCAATAATGTCACAGATGGCCTTAATGGCTTTGATGTTGGCCAAAGCACACAAGATTCTTACTTCCACACCGGGGAACGAGGCTACCATCAATTATGGGATAGCAAACTGTTTAACTATGCCAACTGGGAGGTTCTCCGTTTTCTTCTATCTAACTTGAGATGGTGGCTAGAGGAGTTCAGGTTTGATGGCTTCCGATTTGATGGAGTGACATCAATGTTGTATCATCACCACGGAATCAACATTCCATTCACTGGAAATTATATCGAGTATTTTAGTGAGGCAACAGATGTTGATGCTGTGGTTTACCTGATGCTGGCCAATTGTTTGATTCAGAATGTCTTGCCAGATGCAACTGTAATAGCCGAAGATGTTTCTGGTATGCCTGGACTTGGTCGACCAGTCTTTGAAGGGGGAATTGGCTTTGACTACCGCCTGGCAATGGCTATTCCTGACAAGTGGATTGATTATTTGAAGAacaaaaaagatgaagaatggTCAATGGAAGAAATATCATGGAGTTTGACAAACAGGAGACACAGTGAGAAGTGTGTAGCTTATGCTGAGAGTCATGACCAG GCCATTGTTGGCGACAaaaccattgcatttttattgaTGGATAAAGAGATGTATTCAGGCATGTCTTGTTTGGTGGATGTTTCTCCTACTATAGAAAGGGGGATTGCACTTCACAAG ATGATTCATTTTTTAACAATGGCTTTAGGAGGAGAGGGCTACCTTAACTTCATGGGGAATGAG TTCGGCCATCCTGAATGGATTGACTTCCCAAGGGAAGGCAATGGTTGGAGTTATGATAAATGCAGGCGTCAGTGGGACCTGGTGGATACAGATCACTTGAGATACAAG CTTGTGCGCAACCCACCAAGTATGGCTTCTACAGATACAATGAGAATTGTACATGGCAACAATTGCATGTATAGGAATGGAACAAAGGAAGGAGCATAA